The genomic DNA TGAAAAAAATGTTGAACGGCATGGGCGAATTCGATCAGATGGCAAACTCCTTTTCCGAGCTTATCAGACTCATTTCAAAGATAAAAGAGAAAAATGAAGAAGAGGCTGCACTGGAAGACGACCAGTCAGATAGCGTCAAACTTATGACTATACACAAATCGAAAGGCCTGGAATTCAAAATAGTCCTCCTGGGAGAAACATTTAAAGAATACAAGCACAACGGTCATGGTGATGAGATCCAGTTTTCCTTGCCAAGAAAAGGTACACGATATTTCATGATGGAAAAACTTATAGAAGAGAATTTGCACGGCAAGCTGGAAGACATAATGAAAGATTTTCACATAAACGCTTTCATGAATTACACTGAAGAAAGACGTCTTCTTTACGTGGCAGCCACACGCGCGCGTGAACTTTTCATTCCGCTCTTCATTTCAGATTCAGAAGGGAATATTTTTTCAGAGAGAGAATCTTTTTCCAAAAACCTGAACGTTAAAAGTGAGTTTTACGATCTCGTATACGCAGAAAAAATTAAAGTCCCCAGAGAAGAAAAAAAGAGCGTTCAAGAAAGCTTGATATTCCAGGAAGTACCAGAAGAAAACCTGCAAAGCTTTGATTCGCTTTCCTACAAAATGTACGTAGCTCCCACTTTTTTGAAGACGTTGAAAGGGCAAAGAGAAGAGAAAAACATGGAAAGCATCGAAGATATCACAGATGAAGAACAAATCACCGTTTCCATTCAAGACATCTTCCAAGATGATGAAATAAACGAGGGGCAAAAAATTCATTCGATTTTATCGTCAGTCCAGACCCTCTCAGATCTCAAATATCTTGAAGAAAGTAAGGTTATAAACCCGAAACGTTCCCTTTCGGAAAATCCGACGATTAAAAGGCTCTTTTCTTATCCTATCTCCAAAGTTGAATGGAGGCTTATGAAACCTTTGAAAGTGAATGGAAAAACTTACATGCTCTTCGGTATTCCTGATAGGGTGTTCATAGAAGATGGGAAAATAGAAGTCATAGATTACAAACACTCATCGCTTAGAGGATACAACAGAAAAGAGAGAATCGAAAATTACGAATTTCAGCTGAGGTTCTACATGTATCTTCTTTCAGATTTTGGCAACCCTCAAAAGGGATATATAGTAAGCACGAAAAGTGGAGAAATAATAGAAGTTGACTACAAAAAAGGATTTGAAAAAGAGATAATAGCTTCCATAGAAAAGCTTGAAGAGGCGAAAGAAATATGAAAAAAGGCGTGGAATTTGAGGCGAAAATCGGGATATTTTCAAAGATAGCGGATTTCATAAGGCCTTTGTACGAAAAAGATCCGTTGAACTTCCTTTTCATAGGGCCAACTGGTTTTTACGTTAAACAGGTGGCGGATACGCTGGCTCTGAAAATTTCAAAAACCATCAACAGGGACGCTTTCATGGTTATAAACCAGTGGGCGACCGAAACGCTGAAAAAGTTCAATCCAACGGCTTTAACCTTCGATAGGAATTTCTTTGAGGTATTCATCTCACGTGAAATTGAGTTGATCTCAAAAGAAGTGCGAAGAAATGGCGAAGACGAAAGATACGTGAATTTCCTCAAAACCATATCTCACTCTAACAGCTCTCTTTCGTACGTGCTGGAAATATTCGAAAAAACCTGGGAACTTCTTTATGAAGAGAAATACTCTTACGGCATGTACAAAGTGGTTGACGATATCATGAACGGCGATTCTTACACAAAGCACCTCATCATAGAGCTGGTGGAAAGATCCAGAAAAATATTCGAAGATAGGCAGAATGTTTACGATCCGCTTAGCGTGTACAAGTGGTACATAGAAGAACTGCCGAAAATCCAGCCTGGCAAGCTTGGAAAAACGTTGGTGGTAAGCGGCTTCTTCGATCTCACACCTACCATCGAAAAAATGCTGTCCGTGATGTTCAACCAATTTGAAGATATCTACGCGTTGCTGTGGGAAAGAATCGACGATCCATCCTTTGAGCAGCTGGATAAAGTGAACGGCTTTTTCATGGAAAACGGCTTTGATATTCCAAAGAAAAAGAAGAAGGCAAGTCCATACCCTGAAAACGTGGAAATATTGAAGTTTAAGGATCATTTTCAAGAGAATTCCGTCATCACAAAGATGGTGAAGAAACTCTTGATAGCTGGTGAAAATCCTGATAGCATAGCTTTAATAGCTCCAAACAGGCAAATCATGGATGCGCTAGCCGAAAATTTGAAAGAGATGGAAGTTCCATATAGATTCAAGGATGATGTCCCTCTTAGCGAAAGCAAAGTGGTGAAAATACTCTTGCAGCCTTTGAAAACGGTGGTAAGCAGGGATGTTGAAGACATATTGGCGATGATCGAAGCTGGTTACGGTGGGCAAACTCCCCTTACCATGGATGAAGTGGAAGAGCTCTTCATCTCACTTGAATTCATGAACGATTACGAAGATCCAAATACGAGAAAAGAAAGATGGATTTCAAAAATAGACGAACAGATAAGAGCGCTTGAAGAGGTGTCAGCTGAAGAAGACGTGCGTGAAAGAGCGAAAGAACAAATAGAATCCCTCTTCAATTTGAAAATCGTTCTCCAAAATACCTTCGAAACTTTGGAAGAAGTTGAAAAGAAAAAGAGATCGAAAAACTTAGGATGGTACAGGAAACTGCTTCAAAAGTACATACACGAAAAACACATTGTGAATGAAGAAACGCTTCAAAAATATTCAAATGAAAGCAGCGTTGCAAAAGAATTGAACGCCCTTGTAAAGTTCGAAGAAGTACTTTTGAAAGTCGAAGACAGCATTTCAAACGCGTATAAAAAAGTGAGCTTCTCCATGTTTTACAAGATAGTCACGAACATCATAAACGTGGAAAGGTTTCACGCAAGCGAGCGTTACTCAAACACGGTTGAAATCATGGATGTGGGAAACGCGAGGTTTGTAGAAAAGAAGCATAAATTTTTTGTTTCCTTCACAGATTCTCATTATCCATCCCTAAAGATAAACCCTCTGCTCATGCAGGCAACGGAAAACATGGACTTTTTGGTTAAGAGCCAAGAGCACATCGAAAAGGGAGACTTGCTTCTTTCCATGCTTATGGCGGACAAAGTTTACATCTCTTATCCAATTTCAGATATAGAAGGCAAACCGATTTTGCCTTCGTTCTACGTCAACGAAATATCTCAAGGAAAAGAAGAAAGGGATTTCACGACCGCTAAGAGAGACCTTATACCATCAGACCCGGAAGAAGTATATTCAAAAAGCGAGCGGAAAATATACGAGATAGTCAATTCCCCTGTTGAAGTAAATGGAAGAAAATTCTCATGGAAAGCCACCAAAACCAACATTGGGGTAATCAGCCATAACAAGCTTATGAATTACGTGGATTGTCCATTCAAGTATTATTTGAAGTTTGTGGCGGATGTTAAAGGAAAGTTCGATTACAACCGCTTCAACGATGGACTCATAAAGCATAGGGTTTTAAAAGAAGTGTATGAAACGGGTAAGTCTTTCACGATCTCTTTGAATGAAATCAAAGACCTTGTGGAAAAAAACTGGGATGGAATATATCTCAACGGTCTTTACACCTACAAAATGCCGAAAGAGGTGGAAGTGGATAGAATAAGCGAAGAACTCAAAGGCTTTCTTGATTTCAGAAAAAACAACGGCTGTTTTAAAATGGGCAAAGAGATCATCTTAAGAAAACACACTCTTGGAACGGAAAAAACTTTTAAAACGCGCGTATCCATAAACGGCAAGACGTACGAAATGGAGGCAAGGATAGACAGAATAGATGAGGTAAAAGATAATTTCTTCATTGAGACGACTTATGAAAAAGATAAATTGAAAGCAACGCCAGTTCCAACAGATAAAAAAGCTTACATGATCGTAGATTACAAAAGCTCTTTGAGTTCTTCAAAAGAAGAGCAACTTCTCTTCTACGATTTTGTGTTGCGGAATTTGGATAAATGGAAAAGTGAAGACATGTACATGGTGTTCTTTGAATTAAAACCGGTTAAAACGAGTAAAAAAGAAAGCGATGAAAAAGCGTATAAAACAAAATTCATAAAGAGACAAGACCCTGAATATGTAACTAAGACAAACAAGTGGGAACGATATAAGGTTTCAGATTTTGAAAAATGGCTCCTTAACGTGTTAGATTCCATGGAAAACTCCAACTTTGTTCCAATAGCCGTTGAAAGAAAAATAGACGGTTTCTTAAAGCCGAACCGTCAAAAATGCACAGGCCACACTTACAGTTGTGAGTACGTGGAAATTTGTTCTTTGCTGAAAAGATTGAAAGACTTCACCCTTGTGAAATAAATGCTGATGTAAGTGGTGAAAGCAATTTTTCGAAGCCCTATCAGAACGGATTCGCTCTGACAAGTACGTCGAAGGTGGGATTTAATCCTTTTTGAATACCCTGTTACATCGGCGCACGACGTTAATAATAAGTCTGCCCCCGCTTGTGGGGGAAGTGGTAGCAGAGCTGCCGAAGGGGGATTTCCAGTGGACTACTCCACATAAAAGGCTTGAGGGTTTTCGTATCCAGCCTTCCACAATTTGAGATATAAGAAAAAAGCAAAAACGAAATGAAAAAGAGATATACTCAAGCAGTCATTGTGAGTGAAATTAATATAATTCGAAAGGATGATATGAATGGAAAATACGAAAAAAGCGGTTTTGTTCGATCTCGATGGAACGCTGTTGCTCTCAGATGAAAAAGAATTTTACACTGCCTATTTTGGAGCGTTAGGTAATTTTTGTAAGGAACTCATGAATCCTTACAAACTCGTGGAAAAGATCCAGAAGATCATGAAAGAGATAATCATGGAAGATGGAAAGCTAACCAATTACGAAAGATTTCTTAACCACTTAACGCTGGAAGTTGGGAGCGACATGGCGAAGAAATTAGAAGACAGATTCAACGCTTTTTATTTAACGGACTTCAATAAACTCAAATCTTTAACGCTTCCAAACGAGCCTCTTATAAATTGGATGAAAGGGCTGAAAACCAAAAAGGCTTTGGCAACCAATCCAATTTTCCCAAAAATCGCAATAGTGAAAAGAATGAATTGGGTGGGATTAAAGGAAAATGAATTCGATCTCATAACCGTTATGGAAGATTTTCACTATTTAAAGCCTCGTGGCGAATATTACCTTGAGATCTCACAAAAACTTGGTGTTGATCCTCATGAATGCCTCATGATAGGCAACGATGATATGTTAGATGGTTCGTGCACAAAAGTGGGGATGGAGTTCAAGCATGTGGACGAGATGAAAGAAGAGTTGGAGGGAATTTCTAATGGAAAGGACAACGATGCCTAAAATAGGATTAGTGGTGTGTGGAAGTAATGCTTCAAACGCGGGTGCATTAACAGCGGCAGCCGCCTTAAAAATAATAACAAGATGCAAAGATGTCGTTATTTTATCACTGCCCTCACTGGCAAATCAAATACCAAGACAAATAGCTCTTGCCAAAAAAATAGAAAAATTAATTGTGGTTGATGGCTGTCATAATGAATGCGCCAAGAAAATACTTGAGGGTTTGGGAATAAAGTACGATGCTTACCTAAATCTCGAGTATGATTTGAAAATCATGAAGTCTGGACCATTTACAACTTTGGATTATTCAGAGGATGATCTTACCAAAGTAGAAGAGGCAATTTATAAATTGTGCAATTAGGAAATGATCAACCTCTTAAAATGAGGGAGATTGTTAGGCAAACGAAGTAATAGATATCTGGCCTCATGACAAGACGCACACTATACCTTATGCACTGAAAGGTGCAGATTAAAGATGAAAAAGGGTTGTTCATATCTGAAAACGGAAATGACGTTGTGATAGGAAAAATAAGAGGAAAGTTCAAAACATTTGGGAACGAATACACGGTTGAAGGGGAAATTTAATTTTTCGGGGTTGTATAATGAAAAGAGGAAAGCCAAATGTTTGAAGAGAAAGGCATGGGGAAAAATTACATAGAAGTTACCCAGAAAACTACCAAGAAGACTACCCAGAAAATACTCGCTCTTAATTAAAGAGAGTCCTTACATCACAAGGAAAGAACTGGCAGAAAAATTGGCATCACAGAAGATGGGGAAATACCACCTGTTTAATCTTAAAAAATCTGGTAGGCTAAAACGCATCGGCCCAGATAAAAGCGGACACTGGGAAGTTGTATAATAAAAAGAGACGAAGAAAAGCTTATTAACAAAGATAATAAGATATATCAATTCATTTCTCGAGCAAAACAGGGGGGTTAGCAAAGATGAATGAGGACCTATTAGACTTGATAAATGAATTTCAAAGGAAGAAACAACTTCATGGATTAGACGAGGCTGCCACCAAGCAAGGTGTTATCTTACGGATTTTAAAATACTTAGGATGGGATCCATTTAACACCGACGAGATTTACCCAGAATATTCTGTTGGTGGCAAAAGGGTAGATTATTCACTTAGGCATAAAAGCAAGAACAAAGTTTTTATTGAAGTGAAAAAAATTGATGAAGATCTAGAAAAACATCAAAAGCAACTTTTAGACTATTCCTTCTCTGAAGGAGTGAAACTTGCAGTGTTAACTAATGGAATTAGCTGGTGGTTTTACTTACCATTAAACGAGGGAAGTTGGGAAGAAAGGAAATTTTATTCTATAGAAATATATGATCAAGAGAGTGAAGACATAGTAAAAAAATTTGAAGATTTTTTATCAAGGGAAAATGTAATTTCTGATAAAGCCGTTGAAAATGCTGAAAAAGTTTATAAAAATAAGAAAAAACGCGATTTGGTAGAAAAAGCCCTTCCCAAAGCATGGGAGAAAATAATAACGGAACCGGATGATCTCTTAGTGGAGCTTTTGGCTGAGACTGCAGAAAAATTGTGTGGTTATAAACCGGATAACAAAATAGTGGAAAACTTCTTAATGAATATTGACAAAACACAGGTGAACGTTTCTGAAAAAGTGATCTCTTTTGCAAGGCCAAAAAATCAAAAAATTTCTTCTATATCTTCTAGTAGTTATACAAATCAACGCATCACATCGTTCAGGTTTAAAGGTAAAAAATACCCTGTAAACTCATGGAAAAATATGTTGATCAAAATATGTGAGATTATGTTTACTGCTCATCGAGAACAATTTGATAAAGTTTTCAATTTAAGAGGGAGAAAAAAATTGTATTTTACGAGGAATCGTAACGAATTAAGGGAACCCAAAGAGATAAAAGGTACAGGTATCTATGTAGAGACAAATTTTAGTGCCAATTACATAGTCAAAATTTCAAAGAATGTTTTGTCTCTTTTTGGATATGAAGAAAACGACTTATCAATCGAAGTTGAATAAGATATGAAATGAGAAATAGAGATTCGATTTGAAGAATAATGTTCATAAAATAGGTTGAGAATTGAGGGAGGGAACGTATGGCAAATAACAATACTAAAAAAGAACCTCTTGAAAAACAGCTCTGGAAGGCAGCTGATAAACTTAGAAAAAACATAGATGCAGCAGAATACAAGCATGTAGTTCTTGGATTGATCTTTCTTAGATATATTTCAGATGCATTTGAAGACTTATATGCCAAATTAAAAGCTGGAAATGGTGACTATGCAGGAGCTGACCCTGAAGATAGGGATGAATATAAGGCGGAAAATGTTTTTTTTGTTCCGCCGGAAGCCCGTTGGTCTTACCTGCAGGCTAAAGCAAAAGATCCTGAAATTGGCAAGTATGTTGACAAGGCAATGGATGCCATAGAAAAAGAAAATCCCTCGCTTAAGGGTGTTTTGCCAAAAGTTTATGCACGTGGAAATCTGGATCCAACCAATCTTGGTGGCTTGATAGATCTTATTGGAAATATCTCACTTGATGATGCAAAAGAAAGAAGCGGCGATATTCTTGGACACGTATTTGAGTATTTTCTAGGTGAATTTGCTCTCGCAGAAGGTAAGAATGCTGGCCAGTTCTACACGCCACGAAGCGTTGTTAAGTTATTGGTAGAAATGCTTGAACCTTATAACGGTAGAGTATTCGATCCGTGTTGTGGCTCCGGTGGAATGTTCGTTCATTCCGAAAAATTCGTTGCCAATCATCAAGGAAAAGTAAACGATATTTCCATTTACGGCCAAGAAAGCAATCAAACTACTTGGCGGCTCTGCAAAATGAACCTTGCCATAAGAGGAATTGATAGCTCACAGGTCAAGTGGAACAACGAGGGCTCGTTCCTAAATGACGCTCACAAAGATTTGAAAGCCGATTACGTAATGGCCAATCCTCCCTTTAATGGCCATGACTGGAGCGGCGAATTGCTCAGAAAAGATGCCAGATGGAAATACGGTGTGCCGCCCACTGGAAATGCCAACTACGCCTGGATACAGCATTTTATTTATCACCTTGCTCCCGGTGGAAAAGCCGGCTTTGTTTTGGCAAAGGGAGCTTTAACCACAAAAACAAACGGTGAATATGAAATAAGAAAAAATATTATCGAAGCAGATATAGTGGATTGTATAGTTAATCTACCTACAAAGCTTTTTTTAAATACACAAATCCCCGCATCACTTTGGTTTTTAAAACGCAACAAAACACATAGAAAAGGCGAAATTCTCTTTATCGATGCCAGAAACATGGGGCACCTTATCAATCGAAGAACTCGCGAATTTTCCCAAGAAGATATAGAAAAAATTGCACGGACGTACCACAATTGGAGCAACCCAGATGGAGAATACGAAGATATCAAAGGCTTTTGCAAATCCGCGACCATTGAAGAAGTAAAAAAACTTGATTACGTGTTAACCCCTGGACGGTATGTTGGTTTGCTAGATGAAGAAGATGATTTTGATTTCAAAGAGCGTTTCACCAAACTAAAAGCTGAGTTTGAAAAACAACTGGAAGAAGAAGCCGTTCTGAACAAGAAAATCTTAGAAAATCTGGCAAAGGTGGTTGTAGATGAGCAGAAACAATAACATACCAAAGGGCTGGAAAATATATAAATTTACTGATATTGCAGAAATAATTGGAGGCGGAACTCCTTCAAAAAAAAATCCAGATTATTGGAATGGAAATATTGATTGGTTGACAGTAACTGATTTTAACACAGGTAGAAAATATGTAAGAAATGCAGAACAGAAAATTACTAAATTGGGATTAGAAAAAAGTAGTGCTAAAATCTTGAAAGAGGGACAAATAATTATTTCTGCAAGAGGAACAGTTGGTGTAATTGCAGTGCTTGGTAAAGATATGGCTTTTAATCAATCAAATTATGGAATAAATGCTAAAGAAGATATCACATTTAATGATTTTCTTTATTATTTATTGAAATACAAAATAAATGAGTTGAAGCAAGCATCTTATGGAGCTGTATTTGATACAATTACAAAATCGACATTTGAAAATCTTCAAATCGAACTTCCCCCCCTCCCCGAGCAAAAAGCTATTGCCTCTGTCCTTTCATCTCTTGACGACAAAATAGACCTGCTGCACCGTGAAAATAAAACCCTGGAAGCAATGGCGGAAACACTTTTTAGGCAGTGGTTTATTGAAGAAGCAAAAGAAGATTGGAAAAAGAAGCCACTTGATGAAATCGCTAATTACTTAAATGGTCTGGCGTGCCAGAAATATCCACCCAAGAACAAAGTTGATAAATTACCCGTATTAAAAATAAAGGAACTAAAGAACGGTTTTACTAAATACCCAGATTGGGCGACTTCAAATGTTTCGTCAGAGTATATTGTACAGAACGGGGATGTTATTTTCTCTTGGTCTGGTAGTTTGCTGGTTAAAATTTGGGATGGTGAGAGATGTGTTTTGAACCAACACTTATTTAAGGTTACATCAGAGAATTACCCAAAATGGTTTTATTATTTTTGGACAAAATATCACTTGGAGAATTTTATTACCATTGCTGAAAGTAAAGCAACAACTATGGGACATATAAAAAGAAAAGATCTATCAGCATCAATGGTCGTCGTTCCTCCTTGTAATGTTTTAGAAGAAATGAACAAGAGTATGTCACCAATCATCAACAAAATCATTATAAATAATCGTCAAATCCGCACATTAGAACAACTTCGTGATACTTTGCTTCCAAAATTAATGAGTGGGAAAGTGAGGGTAAAAAAGTAAATTATGGAAGATAAAATTTCTCCCAAATACCTGATGAATTTAATTTCAAAAATTGAAAAGGAAATATGGGAACAATTTGCAAGCTATAAAAATGTGAGATTTTATATTGAAAAATGGTATAAAAGTGAAGGGCTCTGGGAGAATTTTCATGTTTTTGAAAAAGAAAATGGTGAAATAGATCTATCAACAACTTTACACAGCATAGATGATGAAACTCTAATAAAAATGGCTATCGATCTTGGCATTGAAACTCCGGGATTCCTTCCTTCAATTCCAGGATTTAAGAATGTGCTAAAGGAAGGATATCATTCCGCTTTTGAATCATTTGAAAAAGCGATCAAAGAGGTACCTAATAATCCGGATATTGCAATAGGATTGGCGAATTCGACGCTTGAAAGCATAATCAAAGAAATTCTGCAACGCTTAGAAATGAACAAAGACAGCATTAACAATGAAACTCTTTATAAATTAACTATAGATATTCTAAAGAAAATCAAGCTTTATCCTGCAAATGTGCCTCCTGAAATAAAGAAGATAGGAAGTTCGTTACTGAATATCGCTAAAGAAATAGAGAGTCTAAGAAGCAACAAAACTGATTTTCACGGGAAAACATCTTCTGATTATAAAATTACCGATCCTTTATACGCATATTTTATAGTTAACGCAGTTAGCACAGTTGGACTTTTTCTCGATAATTTTTATAGAATCAATTTTTTACAAAATAACATATTGGAAATTGGAGATGATGATATACCCTTTTAACAAAGCAAATATAGATGTCGGTCAATTCATGTGTTAGTAGAAAATTCCATAATATCCTTTAAGTACATGAATTTATCCTATGGAATGTAATACATTTAAGGAGCGTACAAAGTGAATAAAATAACCGAATCTGAAATAGAAAACTTCACCATTGAATTACTTAAAAACCTTGGCTATCAGCATTTATACGGCCCCGACATCGCACCAGACAACGACAGGCCTGAAAGAGAATCGTTTGAAGAGGTTTTGTTGCTTGAACGTTTGCGAAAGGCTGTAAATAGGATAAATTCCACCATTCCACAAGATGCCAGAGAAGATGCCATCAAGCAGATTCAACATTTGAACTCTCCCGATCTCATAGCCAACAACGAGGCGTTTCACAAAATGCTTACCGAAGGGATAAAAGTAACCTACCGTAAGGATGCGATAAACAGGGGAGATCTGATCTGGCTTATTGATTTTAAAAACCCAGAAAACAACGATTTTTTAGTTGTAAACCAATTTACTGTGATCGAAAACAACGTAAACAAACGTCCGGATGTCATTCTCTTCGTGAACGGCCTTCCTCTTGTTGTTATGGAACTTAAAAATCCTGCCGATGAAAATGCCACGCTTAGATCCGCGTACAGGCAATTGCAAACATACAAGCAAGCTATTCCTTCACTTTTTACATACAATGAAATCTTGGTTATTTCCGATGGCCTGGAAGCAAAAGCCGGAAGCTTATCTGCAGGCTTTGATCGTTTTATGGCTTGGAAATCTATTGATGGGAAAATAGAGGCATCGCACTTGGTAAGCCAACTTGAAACACTTATCAAGGGAATGTTGAATCAAGAAACCGTCTTAGATTTGGTTCGCCATTTTATCGTTTTTGATAAGTCAAAAAAAGAGGATCGCAAAACCGGGCAAATCAGCATACACACCGTAAAAAAATTAGCTGCATATCATCAATATTATGCTGTAAACAAAGCTGTAGAATCTACCTTAAGAGCAGTGGGAATAAACAATGAAGAAGAATATATGGTAAAGGAAGAGCCCGCTGTTTATGGGCTCAAAGATGTCAAAGAACAACCTGTTGGAGATAAAAAAGCGGGTGTGATATGGCACACGCAAGGGAGTGGGAAATCCCTCTCGATGGT from Mesoaciditoga lauensis cd-1655R = DSM 25116 includes the following:
- a CDS encoding PD-(D/E)XK nuclease family protein — encoded protein: MKKGVEFEAKIGIFSKIADFIRPLYEKDPLNFLFIGPTGFYVKQVADTLALKISKTINRDAFMVINQWATETLKKFNPTALTFDRNFFEVFISREIELISKEVRRNGEDERYVNFLKTISHSNSSLSYVLEIFEKTWELLYEEKYSYGMYKVVDDIMNGDSYTKHLIIELVERSRKIFEDRQNVYDPLSVYKWYIEELPKIQPGKLGKTLVVSGFFDLTPTIEKMLSVMFNQFEDIYALLWERIDDPSFEQLDKVNGFFMENGFDIPKKKKKASPYPENVEILKFKDHFQENSVITKMVKKLLIAGENPDSIALIAPNRQIMDALAENLKEMEVPYRFKDDVPLSESKVVKILLQPLKTVVSRDVEDILAMIEAGYGGQTPLTMDEVEELFISLEFMNDYEDPNTRKERWISKIDEQIRALEEVSAEEDVRERAKEQIESLFNLKIVLQNTFETLEEVEKKKRSKNLGWYRKLLQKYIHEKHIVNEETLQKYSNESSVAKELNALVKFEEVLLKVEDSISNAYKKVSFSMFYKIVTNIINVERFHASERYSNTVEIMDVGNARFVEKKHKFFVSFTDSHYPSLKINPLLMQATENMDFLVKSQEHIEKGDLLLSMLMADKVYISYPISDIEGKPILPSFYVNEISQGKEERDFTTAKRDLIPSDPEEVYSKSERKIYEIVNSPVEVNGRKFSWKATKTNIGVISHNKLMNYVDCPFKYYLKFVADVKGKFDYNRFNDGLIKHRVLKEVYETGKSFTISLNEIKDLVEKNWDGIYLNGLYTYKMPKEVEVDRISEELKGFLDFRKNNGCFKMGKEIILRKHTLGTEKTFKTRVSINGKTYEMEARIDRIDEVKDNFFIETTYEKDKLKATPVPTDKKAYMIVDYKSSLSSSKEEQLLFYDFVLRNLDKWKSEDMYMVFFELKPVKTSKKESDEKAYKTKFIKRQDPEYVTKTNKWERYKVSDFEKWLLNVLDSMENSNFVPIAVERKIDGFLKPNRQKCTGHTYSCEYVEICSLLKRLKDFTLVK
- a CDS encoding HAD family hydrolase produces the protein MENTKKAVLFDLDGTLLLSDEKEFYTAYFGALGNFCKELMNPYKLVEKIQKIMKEIIMEDGKLTNYERFLNHLTLEVGSDMAKKLEDRFNAFYLTDFNKLKSLTLPNEPLINWMKGLKTKKALATNPIFPKIAIVKRMNWVGLKENEFDLITVMEDFHYLKPRGEYYLEISQKLGVDPHECLMIGNDDMLDGSCTKVGMEFKHVDEMKEELEGISNGKDNDA
- a CDS encoding putative zinc-binding protein, whose protein sequence is MERTTMPKIGLVVCGSNASNAGALTAAAALKIITRCKDVVILSLPSLANQIPRQIALAKKIEKLIVVDGCHNECAKKILEGLGIKYDAYLNLEYDLKIMKSGPFTTLDYSEDDLTKVEEAIYKLCN
- a CDS encoding type I restriction endonuclease → MNEDLLDLINEFQRKKQLHGLDEAATKQGVILRILKYLGWDPFNTDEIYPEYSVGGKRVDYSLRHKSKNKVFIEVKKIDEDLEKHQKQLLDYSFSEGVKLAVLTNGISWWFYLPLNEGSWEERKFYSIEIYDQESEDIVKKFEDFLSRENVISDKAVENAEKVYKNKKKRDLVEKALPKAWEKIITEPDDLLVELLAETAEKLCGYKPDNKIVENFLMNIDKTQVNVSEKVISFARPKNQKISSISSSSYTNQRITSFRFKGKKYPVNSWKNMLIKICEIMFTAHREQFDKVFNLRGRKKLYFTRNRNELREPKEIKGTGIYVETNFSANYIVKISKNVLSLFGYEENDLSIEVE
- a CDS encoding type I restriction-modification system subunit M; protein product: MANNNTKKEPLEKQLWKAADKLRKNIDAAEYKHVVLGLIFLRYISDAFEDLYAKLKAGNGDYAGADPEDRDEYKAENVFFVPPEARWSYLQAKAKDPEIGKYVDKAMDAIEKENPSLKGVLPKVYARGNLDPTNLGGLIDLIGNISLDDAKERSGDILGHVFEYFLGEFALAEGKNAGQFYTPRSVVKLLVEMLEPYNGRVFDPCCGSGGMFVHSEKFVANHQGKVNDISIYGQESNQTTWRLCKMNLAIRGIDSSQVKWNNEGSFLNDAHKDLKADYVMANPPFNGHDWSGELLRKDARWKYGVPPTGNANYAWIQHFIYHLAPGGKAGFVLAKGALTTKTNGEYEIRKNIIEADIVDCIVNLPTKLFLNTQIPASLWFLKRNKTHRKGEILFIDARNMGHLINRRTREFSQEDIEKIARTYHNWSNPDGEYEDIKGFCKSATIEEVKKLDYVLTPGRYVGLLDEEDDFDFKERFTKLKAEFEKQLEEEAVLNKKILENLAKVVVDEQKQ
- a CDS encoding restriction endonuclease subunit S, encoding MSRNNNIPKGWKIYKFTDIAEIIGGGTPSKKNPDYWNGNIDWLTVTDFNTGRKYVRNAEQKITKLGLEKSSAKILKEGQIIISARGTVGVIAVLGKDMAFNQSNYGINAKEDITFNDFLYYLLKYKINELKQASYGAVFDTITKSTFENLQIELPPLPEQKAIASVLSSLDDKIDLLHRENKTLEAMAETLFRQWFIEEAKEDWKKKPLDEIANYLNGLACQKYPPKNKVDKLPVLKIKELKNGFTKYPDWATSNVSSEYIVQNGDVIFSWSGSLLVKIWDGERCVLNQHLFKVTSENYPKWFYYFWTKYHLENFITIAESKATTMGHIKRKDLSASMVVVPPCNVLEEMNKSMSPIINKIIINNRQIRTLEQLRDTLLPKLMSGKVRVKK
- a CDS encoding abortive infection family protein, whose product is MEDKISPKYLMNLISKIEKEIWEQFASYKNVRFYIEKWYKSEGLWENFHVFEKENGEIDLSTTLHSIDDETLIKMAIDLGIETPGFLPSIPGFKNVLKEGYHSAFESFEKAIKEVPNNPDIAIGLANSTLESIIKEILQRLEMNKDSINNETLYKLTIDILKKIKLYPANVPPEIKKIGSSLLNIAKEIESLRSNKTDFHGKTSSDYKITDPLYAYFIVNAVSTVGLFLDNFYRINFLQNNILEIGDDDIPF